The genome window CGGTAGGAGTCCCAGGCATAGGATGCATAATGTCCCGTGTGGTTGCTACCGTCGCCGAATGCGCTGCGCACCTTGCTCGATCGATCCCGCACCGTGTGCGCATGGAAATTGTCACCAAACTGCCGCAGCGCGGGGATACGGCTGATATCCACGTTGGCCATCAACAGATACGAGGCCATGGCCGGCGCATAGGAGTTGAGCGCGTACCACGCATAACTGACGCTGTTGCCAAACGCGCTGTCCGTGCCGCCGCCCCACGTGCCGGAACTCGTGATCAGCGTTTCCCAGGCGGCGGAGAAACGGTCAAACGGCGCCAGCGGCTTGTTGTTGGCATCGCAGGACTTGTCATATTGCGCGCCCTGTTCAAACGTCACATCGCCGAGCGGTCCCTGACCGACGGCGCCAGCCGACAGCATCAGGGTTTGCACCGCATAGTAGGCGGAGGCCAGGACATGGGAGTCATACGGATTGGCGCGCAAACCTGCCTCCATCTTGTACATCAAGGGATTGAGCCGTGCGTTGATCGCATTGATGAGCACATAGCGGTCCGCCCCGGTCATATTGTAGTAAAGCATGTCCAAGCCTTGCGCCAGGGCGACCATGATCTGCATGTTGGCCTGATCCTGCTGGCATTCGCCGCTCACGCCGTCCGGCGCCCAGCTGGCCAGTTGCAGCAGGCGGGCAATGGCCTGCGCGTGATAGCGCTGGTCGCCCTTGACCAGCGCCGCCACGGCCAGCCGCTCTATTCCCTGCGCCGCCCTGAACGATGCGTCCTCGATAGTGCTTGCCCCCTGGCCGGCGGTGGGCTCTGCAGGCATGACGTATTGTTCATTGGCCAATACCTGCTCCGCCTCGGCCAGATACGTTTCGTAGGAGGCTGCCAGGGGACTTGCCTGCACGGCGGCGTGGATGGCCGACATTTGCATGACTTGGCCATTCGCCGCCAGCGGAATCAGCCGTGGATGCAAACGCTGTCCGATCCTGGCCACGACTTCGGCAGCGGTGGGCAGGTCGGGCAGGTTGTCGACAGCATTGCCATCGAAATGAAAACGCCGGACCTCGCCGGACCTGCTTTGGCCGCCCGGCAGGCGATACTCCACCTGCCACGTGTACAGCCCCGTTTCGTTCAACAACTCGGGAAGAATCAGCGACGTGCGCGTCGTGGTAATGCGCAATGGGCTCTTTCCACTGGGAAAATTGACCGTCAAGACCATTTCTGCGACGTCATAAACATCAGGCCAGACAAACACGGGATTGCGCACTTTCACGGACGTACAGTCGCGCGGCTCGATGCGGGCATACTCATGCTCCACGACAAAATCGGCTTCCTGTACGGGTTTGCAGCCGGCCGCGTACGATTCAGGAATATAGTCCTTGTCCAGCACCACCCCGGCAGACAGTTCGATGGTGCGCGTGGCCGTTTCCGGCTCGCCGGGAGTGCTGGCAGTCAAGGTATGGCGCAGCGTGGAAGCATCGCCAGCGGCATAACTGACGATCTGGCTGTTGCCGCTGACCGGCACGCCATTCAGCGTGACCGTGGCGGCCCCGCTCACCTCCCAGTACAGGCGCACAGGCTGGCCTTCCACCACCTTCAGGTGATCGGCATCGAATGCCAGGATCGTGGGCGCAGCGTGCGCTGCGCCTATGCAAACAGATAACAATAGCGCGACATGGGGCTGACGCATGCAGACTCCTTTTGAATGGTGGACCAGGAAATACACCATCCCGCATCGAATACAGAGGAATAGTGATGCTATTTCAATAATAACACCAAAGCGGTAATACACTTGCTATTTTGAAATCATTCCATGCTCCATACACGTGCCCGATGCATTGCGATGACGAATTCACCTACTCCTCCAGCCCTCCCCCCAGCGCCTTGTACAGGGCCACGGCCGACTTGAACTGGTCGCGCCGCGCGTCGAGCAGGGCTTGCTGCGCCGCATACGACTGGCGCTGCGCGTCGAGCAATTCCAGCCGGCTGTCCTGCCCCGCGTCGTAGCGCAGCTGCGACAGGCGCTGGCGTTGGCGCGCCGCCACCACCACGCGTTCTTGCGCATCGATCTGCTGCGCATATGTGGCGCCGCCGGCCAGGCCGTCGCGCACTTCGCGGAAGGCCGTCTGGATCGCCTGCTCGTATTGCAGCACGGCCACGTCCTTGCGCAGCCGCGACAGCTGCAGTTCCGCGCGCAGCTGGCCGCCCTGGAACAGCGGTTGCGTCACTTGCGGCGCAAACGACCAGCTGCGCGCGCTGCCACGGAACAGGTCGCCGAGTTCCGGACTGGCCAGGCCCAGCGACGCCGTCAGCGACAGACGGGGGAAGAAGGCGGCGCGGGCGGCGCCGATTTCCGCGTTCGCCGCCACCAGCGCATATTCGGCTTGCAAGATATCGGGCCGGCGCGCCAGCAAGTCCGACGGCAAGCCGGGCGGCAGCTGCGTCAGCACGGGCTGACCATCGAGCGGCCGGCCAGCGGGCAAATCGGCCGGCAACGGCGCACCGAGCAGCAATTCCAGGTTGTTGCGCGCCAATAAGCTGGCCCGGACGCGCGCCTGCACGTCCGCTTCCGCCGTCGCCGCCTGCCCTTCCGCTTGCGCCACGTCCAGGCCGCTGCCCTGCTGCGCGCCATGCAGGCGCTGCGTCAGGACCAGCGCCTGGCGCCAGTCAAGCAGGGTTTGCCGCGCCAGCGCCAGCTGTTCCTCGGCCAGCCGCTGCTCCAGGTAGGCGTCGGCCACGCCGCCGATCAGGGCCATGCGCGCGGCGCGCTGGCCCTGCTGCGTGGCCAGGTAGCGGGCAAACGCCGCGTCCGACAGCGAACGCAGGCGGCCGAACAGGTCGATCTCGAATGCGCTCATGGCGATGCCGGCCGTGAACGTGTTTTGAAGCCTGGCATCGGCGCCGCGCTGGCGCACGCCGCCCGCATTCGCGCCGACGGCCGGATAGCGGCCCGCATCCTGGATCTGATACTGGGCCCGCACGGCTTCCACGTTGAGGGACGCCACGCGCAAGTCGCGGTTGTTTTCCAGCGCGATGTCGACCAGGCGCTGCAGGCGTAGGTCGAGCAGCATCTGGCGCCAGCCCAGGTCGGCCGCGGTGTCGGCCGTGGCTGGCGCGAAGGCCTCGCCATAAGCGGCAGGGATGGGCGGCGCCGGCTTGACCAGCGGCGGCGTCAATGAACACGCCGACAGGGCCAGCGCGGCCAGCGGTGTGAGAAAAAATAAACGCATTACGACTCTCCTTCCACCGCTTTAACCGCAGTGTGATTATTGCGTTTCTTGAAGTACGTGCCCATCTTGTCGACGGCGCCCAGCACCACGACAAAGAACACGGGCACGAAAAACACGGCCAGCACGGTGGCGGTGATCATGCCGCCGAACACGCCCGTGCCGATCGCGTGCTGCGTCTCGGCGCTGGCGCCCGTGGCCAGCATCAGCGGCACCACGCCCAGCGCGAACGCCAATGACGTCATCAAAATCGGACGCAAGCGCAAGCGGGCCGCTTCCACCGTCGCCTCGACCAGTCCGCGCCCTTGCGCCTGCAACTGGCGCGCATATTCGACGATCAAAATGGCATTCTTCGCCGACAGGCCGATGATCGTGATCATGCCCACCTTGAAGAACACGTCGTTCGGCATGCCGCGCACCATCACGGCCAGCACGGCGCCCAACAGGCCCAAAGGCACCACCAGCATCACGGAGACGGGGATCGACCAGCTTTCATACAAGGCCGCCAGCACGAGGAAGACCACCAGCATCGACAGCGCCATCAGCATCGGCGCTTGCGACGCTGATTCCTTCTCTTGCAGCGACTGTCCCGTCCACGCCAGCGCGAAGCCCGGCGGCAGCTGTTTCACGAGCCGCTCCATTTCCAGCATGGCGTCGCCGCTGGATACGCCGGGCGCGGCGCTGCCGGAAATGCGCGCCGCCGGATAGCCCTGGTAGCGCACCAGTTGCAGCGGCGACTCGCTCCACACGGGGCGCACCAGCTCACCCAGGGCCACCATGCCGCCCGCGTTATTGCGAATGCGCAAGGCCAGCACGTCGTTGAGCTGCATGCGCGACGGCGCGTCGGCCTGGATGATCACCTGCTGCATGCGGCCCGCGTTCGGGAAATCGTTGACATAGGTCGAGCCCATGGCCGCCGTCAGCATGTCGGCAATCGCTGTAAATGACACGCCCAATGCCTCGGCCTTGGTGCGGTCGATATCGAGGCGCACGCTGGCGCCGGGCGGCAAGCCGTCCGGATACACGCCCGCCACCTTGCCGCTTTGCGCGGCCAGTCCCAGCAACTGGTTCTGCGCCGCCTGCAGGGCGTTGACACCCTGGCTGGCGCGGTCTTGCAGGCGCATCGAAAAGCCGGACGAGTTGCCCAGTTCATCGATGGCGGGCGGCATCAGGCTCATGATCACGCCCTCCTTCGCCTGCGACATGGCGGCCTGCGCCAGCGCCACTTCTTCCTGCGCCGTGGCGCCGTTGCGCTGTTTCCAGTCCTTCAGCATGGTGAAGGCCAGGCCCGCGTTCGGTCCCGCGCCGGAAAAGCTGAAGCCGAGGATCGACTGGTTCACCTCAATGCCGGGCCGCGTGGCCACGTGCTGCTCGTACAATTTGACGACATCGAGCGTGCGCTCCATGGTGGCGTCCGATGGCAACTGGATCGAGGTAATGAAATAGCCCTGGTCTTCTTCCGGCAAAAAGGCCGACGGCAGCTGCATGAAGGCCACGCCCAGCACCGCGACGATGGCGCCATACACCACCATTGAACGGCCGGCGCGTTTCAGCATCGCCACCACGCCCTGTTCATAGCGGGCCGTCATGCGGTCAAACTGGCGGTCGAACCACAGGAAGAAGCCCTTCTTGTCATGATCGTGCGGACCAATCGGTTTCAACATGGTGGCGCACAGTGCCGGCGTCAGGGTGAGTGCCAAAAACGCCGAGAACAAAATCGACACGGCCATCGCCAGGGTGAACTGGCGGTAGATGGCGCCCACGGAACCGCTGGCCAGCGCCATCGGGATGAACACGGCCGTCAGCACCAGCGTGATGCCCACGACCGCCCCCGTGATTTCGCGCATGGCTTTCGACGTCGCTTCCTTCGGCGACAGGCCTTCGGTGGCCATCAGGCGCTCGACGGCTTCCACCACGACGATGGCGTCATCGACGATGATGCCGATGGCCAGCACCATGCCGAACATGGTCAGCACGTTGATGGAATAGCCGGCCAGCAGCATCACGGTAAAAGTGCCCATCAGGGCGATCGGCGCGACGATGGCGGGAATCAGGGTGTAGCGTATCTTTTGCAGGAACAGATACATGACGAGGAAGACCAGCACCATCGCCTCCAGCAGCGTGACAATCACCTTTTCAATCGAGATTTTCACGAACGGCGCCGTATCGAACGGCACCGAATACTTGATCCCGGCCGGCATGGTATGGGCCAGTTCGGCCATGCGCGCGCGCACGGCGGCGGCCGTCTGCACGGCGTTGGCGCCCGGCGACAGCATGATGGCGGCACCCGACGCGGCTTGCCCGTTTTCGCGGATGCTGAAATTGAAGCTTTGCGCGCCCAGCGCCACTTTCGCCACGTCGCCGATGGTCACTTTCGAGCCATCCGCATTCGCCCGTAGCACGATGGCGGCAAATTCGGCCGGGGTTTGCAGCTGGCCCTGCACCGTCAGCGGAATCGTCACGCGCTGGCCATGCACGGCGGGCGAATCGCCGAGGCGGCCCGGCGCGATCTGCGCATTCTGCTGCGCGATGGCGGCCGTCAGCTCGCCCATGGCGATGTTGTACGACACCAGCTTGGCCGGATCGACCCAGATGCGCATGGCCCGCTCGGAGCCGAACAGCTGCACCTTGCCCACGCCGGGAATGCGGCGCAGTTCTTCCGTCACGTTGCGCGCCAGGTAGTCGCCCAGCGCCACTTCGTCATGCTGGCCAGTCTCGGAAATCAGGCTGACGATCATCAGGAAACCGGACGATGCCGATTCCACCGTCAAGCCATTTTGCCGCACAGCCTGCGGCAGGCGCGGTTCGATGGCTTTCAGGCGGTTTTGCACGTCCACCTGCGCCATTTCCGGATCCGTGCCGGGCTGGAAGGTGACGCTGATCGAGGCCGAACCCGAGGTATCGGTGGACGACTCGAAATACAGCAGGTGCTTGACGCCCGACAGTTCGCGTTCGATCAGGCCCACCACGGAATCGTTCATGGTTTGCGGCGTGGCGCCAGGATAGTTGGCGCTGATGCTGACGCTGGGCGGCGCCACGGAAGGGAAGCGCGCAATCGGCAATTGCGGTATGGCGATCAGTCCGAACAGGACGATGAAGACCGCCACCACCCACGCAAAGACGGGGCGGTTGATGAAAAATTGAGGCATGTCGTTAAGCTTTCATTGTATTCAAAGTGTGCATCAACGGGCCTTGGCGGCAGCCGCCGTTGCCACGACAGTCGGCTTCCATGGCTGCGGCGCGGCGGTGGCGCCCGGCTGCAGGCGTTCCTGGCCTTCGATGACGACGGTGTCGCCCGCCTTCAGGCCACCGTTGACCACATACTGATGGTCAACCACGTCGCCCACGGTAATCGGTTTCAGGCTGGCTTTGTTCGTGCCGTCCAGCACCCAGGCCTGCGCCTGGCCGCCGCTGTTGTGCAAGACGGCTTGCTGCGGCACGAGCACGCCATGCGCCTGCACGGCGCGGGCGATGCGGGCGCGCACGAACATGCCCGGCAGCAGCTGGCGCTGCGGGTTATCGACCAGCATGCGGATGACGGCGTCGCCCGTGCCCGCATCGACGCTGATGCCCGAGAACAGGATGCGCCCCGTGACGGGATGCGGCTGGCCGTCGGCGCCTAAAATGGTCACGGGCAGCTTATCCGCGCCACCAGTACCCGAGGCTTGCAGCGCGGCCAGCGCGGCGGCCGGCTGGCGCACGTCGACATACACCTTGTCGATCTGCTGGATGCGCGCCATCGGCGTGGCGTCCGCCAGGCCCACGAGCGCGCCTTCCGTCACCAGTTCGGAGCCGATGCGCCCGGCAATCGGTGCCTCGATGCTGGCAAAGGCCAGGTCCAGGCGGCGCCGTGCCAGGCTGGCGCGCGCCTGCGCCACGGTGGCCACGGCCTGCTCGCGCTGGGCCACGGCATCGTCATATGCCTGGCGGCTGATGGCATCCGCTTCCACCAGCGGTTTCAGGCGCTCCGCCTGGCTGCTGGCGCGATTCGCCGTGGCCACCGCGTGCTGCAGGGCGGCGGCGGCCGAATCGACGTCCGCCTGGAATGGCGCGGGGTTCAGCTGGAACAGCTTCTGCCCCGCTGTCACGTCGGCGCCCTGCTCGAACTGGCGGCGCAGCACGATGCCGCCCACCTGCGGGCGGATATCGGCCATACGGAAGGCCGCCACCCGGCCCGGCAATTCGTCGCTCAGGACGACGGGCGCCGCCTGCAGCTTGAGCACCGTCACGGAAGCCGGTGGCGTGGCCGCTTCCTCCGGCGCAGGTTTGGAACAGGCGGCAAGGCTGAGCAGTGCCGCGGCGATCAACATGTTTTTCCTGGTGAGGTACTTGACTGGCATGACTCTCTCTATGGCGGATCCCAACCGGCGGTCCGGTCGACAGATACGCGCAGCATAAAAGCCTTGCGTGGATATTCTGTCAAAGAAATGTGGAGATTCGATGGAGAGAAAGAAGAATGCTAGACTCCTGCATGAACTATCATCACAGCGCCAGCCAGCCCTCTTTCCTTGCCACCACGCCGCCTTCCGCCCTCGTCCTGATCGCCGAAGATGAACCGCAAATCGCCCGCATCCTCGCCGGTTACCTGGAGCGCGACGGCTACCGCACGGCCTTCGCCCTCGATGGCCAGGAAGCGCTGCAGCAGCACCTGGCGCTGGCGCCGGACCTGCTGCTGCTCGACGTGCAAATGCCCAGAGTCGATGGCTGGGGCGTGCTGGCGGAAGTGCGGCGGCGCGGCGAGACGCCCGTCATCATGCTCACGGCGCGCGACCAGGATGCCGATAAACTGGCCGCGCTGCGCGTGGGCGCCGACGACTACATCATCAAGCCCTTCAATCCGGCCGAAGTGGTGGCCCGCGTGGCCGCCGTGCTGCGCCGCTCGCGCGTGCGCCACCATCCGGTGGGCGGCCAGCGCCTGCGCTGCGGTCCCATCGACATCGACCAGGAAACGTATGTGGCCAGCGTGCTGCAGGATGGCATGGCCCAGCCTCTCATGCTCAGCCTGACGTTGACGGAGTTTCGCCTGCTGGCGCATCTGGCGCGCACGCCGCGCCGCGTCTGCAGCCGCCTGGAGTTGCTGGAGTCGTGCATGCCCGAGAGCAATTCGATGGAACGCACGGTGGACAGCCACGTCAGCAAGCTGCGCAAGAAGCTCGAGGAAGCGGGCGTGATGAACATGCCGGCCAGCCTGCGCGGCGTGGGCTACCGGCTGGAAAGCGACTGATGCGCTTCACGGGCCTGAACCGGCAGATCGTGCTGTCGATGTCCGTGCTGATGGTCAGCAGCATCCTGATCATCTGGATGGGCTCATGGATCTTCTTTGCCGTCGCCTTCAAGATCGATCCCGACATGCTGTCCGAGCCGGACGACTGGTCGCCCAGCACCGTCGAGTGGCTGTGGATCTTCGCCATCACCATCTTCGGCTTGCTGCTGGCGGCCTTTTTCGCCATCAAGCTGGCCGCGCGCATCCTGAAACCGATCAATTCCGTGATGGACAGCGTGCGCCGCGTGGCCCATGGCGACCTGTCCGCGCGCGCCTTCGCGGGCGACCGCAGCCTGGGAGAGACGGCCATGCTGGTCGATGACTTCAACAGCATGGCCGAGCGCCTGCAGCGGGGCGCCAAGGAAAGCGAAACGTGGAATGCGGCCATCGCGCACGAACTGCGCACGCCCGTGACCATCCTGCGTGGCACCTTGCAAGGCGTCGTCGATGGCGTCTTCAAGCCCGAGGAAGTGCCGTTTTCCAGCCTGCTGGCGCAAGTGGAAGACCTTGGCCGCCTGATCGAGGACTTGCGCACCCTGAGCCTGGCCGACAGCGGCCACATGCAACTGCGCATGGCGTGGACGGACCTGACCCTGGAAATCGAGGAAGTGGGCCGCCTGCTGGCGCAGGAGATGGAAGCGGCCGGCTTTACGCTGCAGCTGCACCTGTCCGACCACCCCGTCTGCTGCGATGCGGCGCGCATCCGGCAAATCGTGCTGGCCCTGCTCGACAACGCGCGCCGCTATGCGCATCCGGGCCTGCTGCGCGTGCGCACCCGCGTGCAGGCGGGCCAGTACTACCTGAGCGTCGAGGATACGGGTCCCGGCATTGCCGAGGAACTGGCGCCGCACGTGTTCGAGGCGTTCCGCCGCGGCGACAGCGACGGCGGCGACCCGCACGCGGGCAGCGGCCTGGGGCTGGCCGTGGTGGAAGCCATCGCGCGCGCGCATGGCGGCAGCGCGACGTGCACGCGCGGCAAGGCGGGCGGCAGCGTGTTTACCGTCAAGTGGCCGGTCGAGCACGGCGCGCCGCCGGCCGCTGCCTAAGCAGGACCGTCGGCGCGCAGCATGTCGACAAAGGCGCGCAGCATGGGCGGCATCTGCCGCCGGCTCGGGTAGTACAGGAAGTAGCGGGACGGCGGCGGCAGGCAGCGCTGCAGCACGCACGCCAGCCGCCCCGCCGCGATGTCGGCGCGCGCATCGGCTTCATACACATACGCCAGCCCCGCGCCGTCGCGGGCCGCGCGCAGCATCAGTGCATCGTCGTCGAATACCAGCGGGCCGTTGACGGCGATGCTGACGGCTTCCCCCTCATGCTCGAACTCCCACGCATACTGGCGCCCGCTGGGAAAACGCCGGCCCATGCAGGCATGCTCCAGCAAGTCGCGCGGCGTGGCTGGCGCGCCATGCGCCGCCAGGTAGGCGGGCGACGCCACCACCACGAACGGTTGCGGCGCACCCACGGGCACGGCGATCATGTCGGCCGCCACCTGCTCGCCGAAGCGGATGCCCGCGTCAAAACCGTCGCGCACGATATCGATCATGCCGTCATCGGTGACCACTTCCACCTGCACGCGCGGATAGCGTGCGACAAAACAGGCCAGCATGGGCGCGAGCAGCCGCCGCGCGGCCGGACGGGGCACGTTCAGGCGCAGCTTGCCTGCGGGCACATCCTGCAAGGCGCTCAAGTCCAGCAAGGCATCGTCAATTTCGCGCATGGCCGGCGTGAGGCGCGCCAATAGCTGCCGCCCCGCCTCGGTCGGCGTGACGCTGCGCGTGGTGCGGTTCAGCAGGCGCACGCCCAGGCGCTCTTCCAGCGCGCGCAATGCGTGGCTGAGGGCGCTGGCGGACACGCCCCGCTCGAGGGCCGCCTGGCGAAAGCTGCGCAGGCGGGCGACAGCGGCAAAGGCCGTCAATTCGTTGAGGTCAGCCATTGTCGAGGAAAAAATTCATGAACAAAATTCAGTAATACATGCAGGATTGGCTATCTTATCGCATGCTGTTGCTTCACCCATACTCCTTGCATCTTTTTTGGACGAGGAGTTAAAAATGGAACACAGAACACTGGGCAACTCCGGCTTGCGCGTCGCCCCCATCGGCCTGGGCTGCATGGGCATGAGCTTTGCCTACGGCGGCGCCGACGAAGCCGCCTCGCTGCGCGTGCTGCACCGTGCCGTGGAACTGGGCGTCACCCTGATCGACACGGCCGAAGTCTACGGCCCCTACGCCAACGAGGACTTAGTAGGCCGCGCCCTGAAAGAACTGCGCGGCAAAGTCAGCATCGCCACCAAGTTCGGCTTCAAGATCTTGCCGCACGGCCAGGGTGTGGA of Janthinobacterium sp. PAMC25594 contains these proteins:
- a CDS encoding DUF4962 domain-containing protein, with product MRQPHVALLLSVCIGAAHAAPTILAFDADHLKVVEGQPVRLYWEVSGAATVTLNGVPVSGNSQIVSYAAGDASTLRHTLTASTPGEPETATRTIELSAGVVLDKDYIPESYAAGCKPVQEADFVVEHEYARIEPRDCTSVKVRNPVFVWPDVYDVAEMVLTVNFPSGKSPLRITTTRTSLILPELLNETGLYTWQVEYRLPGGQSRSGEVRRFHFDGNAVDNLPDLPTAAEVVARIGQRLHPRLIPLAANGQVMQMSAIHAAVQASPLAASYETYLAEAEQVLANEQYVMPAEPTAGQGASTIEDASFRAAQGIERLAVAALVKGDQRYHAQAIARLLQLASWAPDGVSGECQQDQANMQIMVALAQGLDMLYYNMTGADRYVLINAINARLNPLMYKMEAGLRANPYDSHVLASAYYAVQTLMLSAGAVGQGPLGDVTFEQGAQYDKSCDANNKPLAPFDRFSAAWETLITSSGTWGGGTDSAFGNSVSYAWYALNSYAPAMASYLLMANVDISRIPALRQFGDNFHAHTVRDRSSKVRSAFGDGSNHTGHYASYAWDSYRLFAQVSQNPVDEWYYRDHIEQTQSLALPFQHYFLTALRPPVEPAVLPALKRTYLFEDAGVVAMHSDTADPQRSSLFFRSSRLGAINHSHADNNAFTFVSKGKSIFISGGIYDDFGSVPEQLIRRSTRYKNALTFDAGAGYNNAGIGQAESTANPVAPGAPRFYTQPHGRLINFYAAETSDWSVATGDATAAYRSLDENTWAWTPLLQGAVRTVAYNAKAGVALIYDWAQSATKRRWQMNYQTLVAPVDIGAREFKVNAGDGVSVCVNYHGYDGKYAAPEKMSKVAKNAQLTWPAGEPEQYHTAYKTNIRSNSLASLIVLKEDCNAVSVTAEYLSPTKLLVKVDTSWFIFDKKAVQLSE
- a CDS encoding efflux transporter outer membrane subunit, whose amino-acid sequence is MRLFFLTPLAALALSACSLTPPLVKPAPPIPAAYGEAFAPATADTAADLGWRQMLLDLRLQRLVDIALENNRDLRVASLNVEAVRAQYQIQDAGRYPAVGANAGGVRQRGADARLQNTFTAGIAMSAFEIDLFGRLRSLSDAAFARYLATQQGQRAARMALIGGVADAYLEQRLAEEQLALARQTLLDWRQALVLTQRLHGAQQGSGLDVAQAEGQAATAEADVQARVRASLLARNNLELLLGAPLPADLPAGRPLDGQPVLTQLPPGLPSDLLARRPDILQAEYALVAANAEIGAARAAFFPRLSLTASLGLASPELGDLFRGSARSWSFAPQVTQPLFQGGQLRAELQLSRLRKDVAVLQYEQAIQTAFREVRDGLAGGATYAQQIDAQERVVVAARQRQRLSQLRYDAGQDSRLELLDAQRQSYAAQQALLDARRDQFKSAVALYKALGGGLEE
- a CDS encoding efflux RND transporter permease subunit, which produces MPQFFINRPVFAWVVAVFIVLFGLIAIPQLPIARFPSVAPPSVSISANYPGATPQTMNDSVVGLIERELSGVKHLLYFESSTDTSGSASISVTFQPGTDPEMAQVDVQNRLKAIEPRLPQAVRQNGLTVESASSGFLMIVSLISETGQHDEVALGDYLARNVTEELRRIPGVGKVQLFGSERAMRIWVDPAKLVSYNIAMGELTAAIAQQNAQIAPGRLGDSPAVHGQRVTIPLTVQGQLQTPAEFAAIVLRANADGSKVTIGDVAKVALGAQSFNFSIRENGQAASGAAIMLSPGANAVQTAAAVRARMAELAHTMPAGIKYSVPFDTAPFVKISIEKVIVTLLEAMVLVFLVMYLFLQKIRYTLIPAIVAPIALMGTFTVMLLAGYSINVLTMFGMVLAIGIIVDDAIVVVEAVERLMATEGLSPKEATSKAMREITGAVVGITLVLTAVFIPMALASGSVGAIYRQFTLAMAVSILFSAFLALTLTPALCATMLKPIGPHDHDKKGFFLWFDRQFDRMTARYEQGVVAMLKRAGRSMVVYGAIVAVLGVAFMQLPSAFLPEEDQGYFITSIQLPSDATMERTLDVVKLYEQHVATRPGIEVNQSILGFSFSGAGPNAGLAFTMLKDWKQRNGATAQEEVALAQAAMSQAKEGVIMSLMPPAIDELGNSSGFSMRLQDRASQGVNALQAAQNQLLGLAAQSGKVAGVYPDGLPPGASVRLDIDRTKAEALGVSFTAIADMLTAAMGSTYVNDFPNAGRMQQVIIQADAPSRMQLNDVLALRIRNNAGGMVALGELVRPVWSESPLQLVRYQGYPAARISGSAAPGVSSGDAMLEMERLVKQLPPGFALAWTGQSLQEKESASQAPMLMALSMLVVFLVLAALYESWSIPVSVMLVVPLGLLGAVLAVMVRGMPNDVFFKVGMITIIGLSAKNAILIVEYARQLQAQGRGLVEATVEAARLRLRPILMTSLAFALGVVPLMLATGASAETQHAIGTGVFGGMITATVLAVFFVPVFFVVVLGAVDKMGTYFKKRNNHTAVKAVEGES
- a CDS encoding efflux RND transporter periplasmic adaptor subunit, which codes for MLIAAALLSLAACSKPAPEEAATPPASVTVLKLQAAPVVLSDELPGRVAAFRMADIRPQVGGIVLRRQFEQGADVTAGQKLFQLNPAPFQADVDSAAAALQHAVATANRASSQAERLKPLVEADAISRQAYDDAVAQREQAVATVAQARASLARRRLDLAFASIEAPIAGRIGSELVTEGALVGLADATPMARIQQIDKVYVDVRQPAAALAALQASGTGGADKLPVTILGADGQPHPVTGRILFSGISVDAGTGDAVIRMLVDNPQRQLLPGMFVRARIARAVQAHGVLVPQQAVLHNSGGQAQAWVLDGTNKASLKPITVGDVVDHQYVVNGGLKAGDTVVIEGQERLQPGATAAPQPWKPTVVATAAAAKAR
- a CDS encoding response regulator, yielding MNYHHSASQPSFLATTPPSALVLIAEDEPQIARILAGYLERDGYRTAFALDGQEALQQHLALAPDLLLLDVQMPRVDGWGVLAEVRRRGETPVIMLTARDQDADKLAALRVGADDYIIKPFNPAEVVARVAAVLRRSRVRHHPVGGQRLRCGPIDIDQETYVASVLQDGMAQPLMLSLTLTEFRLLAHLARTPRRVCSRLELLESCMPESNSMERTVDSHVSKLRKKLEEAGVMNMPASLRGVGYRLESD
- a CDS encoding ATP-binding protein; the protein is MRFTGLNRQIVLSMSVLMVSSILIIWMGSWIFFAVAFKIDPDMLSEPDDWSPSTVEWLWIFAITIFGLLLAAFFAIKLAARILKPINSVMDSVRRVAHGDLSARAFAGDRSLGETAMLVDDFNSMAERLQRGAKESETWNAAIAHELRTPVTILRGTLQGVVDGVFKPEEVPFSSLLAQVEDLGRLIEDLRTLSLADSGHMQLRMAWTDLTLEIEEVGRLLAQEMEAAGFTLQLHLSDHPVCCDAARIRQIVLALLDNARRYAHPGLLRVRTRVQAGQYYLSVEDTGPGIAEELAPHVFEAFRRGDSDGGDPHAGSGLGLAVVEAIARAHGGSATCTRGKAGGSVFTVKWPVEHGAPPAAA
- a CDS encoding LysR family transcriptional regulator — translated: MADLNELTAFAAVARLRSFRQAALERGVSASALSHALRALEERLGVRLLNRTTRSVTPTEAGRQLLARLTPAMREIDDALLDLSALQDVPAGKLRLNVPRPAARRLLAPMLACFVARYPRVQVEVVTDDGMIDIVRDGFDAGIRFGEQVAADMIAVPVGAPQPFVVVASPAYLAAHGAPATPRDLLEHACMGRRFPSGRQYAWEFEHEGEAVSIAVNGPLVFDDDALMLRAARDGAGLAYVYEADARADIAAGRLACVLQRCLPPPSRYFLYYPSRRQMPPMLRAFVDMLRADGPA